A section of the Persephonella sp. genome encodes:
- a CDS encoding septum formation initiator family protein, whose product MDSVLLLITLGLFIYFSYVLFFGDRNIFKLIQKEKIKNSLQQEVTQLQLEKKILQDTIEYLKSDRFFIEKKAREDLGLMKKGEEIYVIIDKDTPKRKKEKRWIDKVIQKYQEFKLR is encoded by the coding sequence GTGGACTCTGTCCTCCTCCTTATCACACTTGGTCTATTCATATATTTTTCTTATGTTTTATTTTTCGGGGATAGAAACATATTTAAACTGATTCAAAAAGAAAAAATAAAAAATTCCCTGCAACAGGAAGTAACCCAGCTTCAACTTGAAAAAAAGATACTTCAGGATACTATAGAGTATTTAAAATCTGATAGATTCTTTATTGAGAAAAAAGCCAGAGAAGACCTTGGACTTATGAAAAAAGGTGAAGAAATTTATGTAATAATTGACAAAGACACTCCAAAAAGGAAAAAAGAGAAAAGATGGATAGACAAAGTAATCCAGAAGTATCAAGAATTCAAACTAAGATAA
- a CDS encoding HAD-IIIA family hydrolase, whose amino-acid sequence MDRQSNPEVSRIQTKINTFLFDLDGTLINSSKDIAVAANYALQNLGFSPLPEEEIIKHVGYGGEKLIQGILNTNNKDLISKGVKIFREYYFSNPAVHTTLYPYIDRLLTALKEQGKTIGVITNKYEDISRQILEKLGVMDRIDILIGGDTTSYKKPRPEPILYALTKLGSKPENTVMIGDSEADIQAGKQAGTKTALVLYGFGKKEIALSYNPDIVIKSSEELFKLFS is encoded by the coding sequence ATGGATAGACAAAGTAATCCAGAAGTATCAAGAATTCAAACTAAGATAAACACTTTCCTGTTTGACCTTGACGGTACCCTTATAAATTCCTCAAAAGATATAGCTGTTGCAGCAAATTATGCACTACAAAATCTGGGATTTTCCCCTTTACCTGAAGAAGAAATAATTAAACATGTTGGCTACGGCGGAGAAAAATTAATACAGGGCATATTAAATACAAACAATAAAGATCTTATTTCTAAGGGAGTAAAAATATTTAGGGAGTATTATTTCTCAAATCCTGCAGTGCACACAACACTGTATCCGTATATAGATCGGCTATTAACAGCTTTAAAGGAACAAGGAAAGACTATAGGAGTAATAACAAATAAATATGAGGATATATCAAGACAGATTTTAGAAAAATTAGGGGTGATGGATAGGATAGATATTCTAATTGGAGGAGATACAACCTCATACAAAAAACCCAGACCAGAGCCGATATTATATGCCCTAACTAAATTAGGTTCAAAACCTGAAAATACCGTTATGATAGGGGATAGCGAAGCAGACATTCAGGCTGGAAAACAAGCCGGAACAAAAACAGCCCTTGTTCTTTATGGGTTCGGTAAGAAAGAAATAGCCCTTTCCTATAACCCAGATATTGTTATAAAAAGTTCAGAAGAACTTTTTAAACTTTTTAGCTAA